The following are encoded together in the Daucus carota subsp. sativus chromosome 5, DH1 v3.0, whole genome shotgun sequence genome:
- the LOC108223640 gene encoding protein phosphatase 2C 50 isoform X1 produces the protein MEEMASAAALPFMLGNLMCDNTTTRTHMDITKLKLMTDNTSLLADSVAKSPDEFNSGKSEDIICDDSEMDSNCVGVSVPRESSVGPAVSDLMSGKENDLISNNAIIQESEEDDFLSVEGNQILDSSFSFAAISDSSSIGADEILAFEALSDMGRPSSIAADKNVGSTENITKPTGFIESNMTANVKDSLAVTLSIEDNLANGADYKPIAVVQLPSEQGSGGPGARSVFEIDYVPLWGFTSLCGRRPEMEDALATVPRFMKIPTQMLIGDRALDGVTKCLSHLTAHFFGVYDGHGGSQVANYCRERFHSALAEELDLLMAKLNDGSTNDDCQEQWRKAFSNTFLKVDAEIGGEANAAPIAPETVGSTAAVAIVCSSHIIVANCGDSRVVLCRGKEPLALSVDHKPNREDEYARIEAAGGKVIQWNGHRVFGVLAMSRSIGDRYLKPWIIPDPEVMFIPRMREDECLILASDGLWDVMTNEEVCEMARKRILLWHKKNGATVPMERGEIIDPAAEAAAECLSNRALQKGSKDNITVIVVDLKAQRKFKSKS, from the exons ATGGAGGAAATGGCCTCGGCCGCTGCTTTGCCATTTATGTTAGGTAATTTAATGTGTGATAACACAACTACAAGAACCCATATGGATATTACTAAGCTCAAGTTGATGACAGACAATACAAGTTTATTGGCTGACTCTGTAGCTAAAAGTCCTGATGAGTTTAATTCAGGTAAGAGTGAGGATATTATTTGTGATGATTCTGAGATGGACTCTAATTGCGTCGGGGTGTCTGTGCCTAGAGAAAGTAGTGTCGGGCCTGCAGTGTCTGATTTGATGTCCGGAAAGGAAAATGACTTGATTTCTAATAATGCTATAATCCAGGAAAGCGAGGAAGATGATTTCTTATCGGTGGAAGGCAATCAGATCCTAGATAGCTCTTTTTCGTTTGCAGCAATAAGTGATTCTAGCAGCATCGGGGCTGATGAAATATTAGCTTTCGAAGCTCTGTCTGATATGGGAAGACCAAGTTCTATAGCTGCGGATAAAAATGTCGGCAGTACTGAAAATATAACCAAGCCCACAGGTTTCATAGAGTCTAACATGACAGCAAACGTGAAAGATTCACTTGCTGTCACTCTGAGCATTGAGGATAATCTTGCAAATGGGGCTGATTATAAACCAATTGCAGTTGTCCAGTTACCCTCTGAGCAAGGATCTGGTGGGCCTGGCGCACGCAGTGTTTTTGAGATCGACTATGTACCACTTTGGGGATTCACATCTTTATGTGGACGGAGACCAGAAATGGAGGATGCACTTGCAACTGTACCCAGGTTTATGAAAATTCCTACTCAAATGCTGATTGGTGATCGAGCACTTGATGGAGTAACAAAATGTTTAAGTCACTTGACTGCTCACTTTTTCGGAGTCTATGATGGTCACGGTGGCTCTCAG GTTGCAAACTACTGTCGAGAGCGATTTCATTCTGCTTTGGCCGAGGAATTGGACCTTCTTATGGCCAAACTGAATGACGGGAGTACTAATGATGATTGCCAAGAACAGTGGAGGAAAGCATTTAGCAATACTTTTCTCAAGGTTGATGCTGAGATTGGAGGAGAAGCTAATGCTGCACCTATTGCTCCAGAAACTGTTGGCTCTACTGCTGCTGTTGCTATTGTTTGCTCCTCTCATATAATTGTGGCAAATTGTGGCGATTCTAGAGTGGTCCTGTGCCGTGGAAAAGAACCCTTGGCATTGTCAGTGGATCATAAA CCAAATCGCGAAGACGAATATGCGAGGATTGAAGCAGCTGGAGGCAAAGTCATACAGTGGAATGGGCATCGTGTTTTTGGTGTACTTGCAATGTCAAGGTCCATAG GTGATCGGTATTTAAAACCCTGGATTATTCCAGACCCTGAAGTGATGTTTATTCCTCGAATGAGAGAAGATGAATGCCTCATTCTCGCCAGTGATGGTTTATGGGATGTCATGACCAATGAGGAGGTATGTGAAATGGCTCGAAAACGGATTCTTCTCTGGCATAAAAAAAATGGTGCCACAGTACCGATGGAGAGGGGTGAAATAATTGATCCTGCTGCTGAAGCAGCAGCTGAGTGCCTCTCAAATCGTGCTCTTCAAAAGGGAAGCAAGGACAACATAACTGTGATTGTGGTAGATTTGAAAGCACAAAGAAAGTTTAAAAGCAAATCATAA
- the LOC108223640 gene encoding probable protein phosphatase 2C 6 isoform X2, with product MGRPSSIAADKNVGSTENITKPTGFIESNMTANVKDSLAVTLSIEDNLANGADYKPIAVVQLPSEQGSGGPGARSVFEIDYVPLWGFTSLCGRRPEMEDALATVPRFMKIPTQMLIGDRALDGVTKCLSHLTAHFFGVYDGHGGSQVANYCRERFHSALAEELDLLMAKLNDGSTNDDCQEQWRKAFSNTFLKVDAEIGGEANAAPIAPETVGSTAAVAIVCSSHIIVANCGDSRVVLCRGKEPLALSVDHKPNREDEYARIEAAGGKVIQWNGHRVFGVLAMSRSIGDRYLKPWIIPDPEVMFIPRMREDECLILASDGLWDVMTNEEVCEMARKRILLWHKKNGATVPMERGEIIDPAAEAAAECLSNRALQKGSKDNITVIVVDLKAQRKFKSKS from the exons ATGGGAAGACCAAGTTCTATAGCTGCGGATAAAAATGTCGGCAGTACTGAAAATATAACCAAGCCCACAGGTTTCATAGAGTCTAACATGACAGCAAACGTGAAAGATTCACTTGCTGTCACTCTGAGCATTGAGGATAATCTTGCAAATGGGGCTGATTATAAACCAATTGCAGTTGTCCAGTTACCCTCTGAGCAAGGATCTGGTGGGCCTGGCGCACGCAGTGTTTTTGAGATCGACTATGTACCACTTTGGGGATTCACATCTTTATGTGGACGGAGACCAGAAATGGAGGATGCACTTGCAACTGTACCCAGGTTTATGAAAATTCCTACTCAAATGCTGATTGGTGATCGAGCACTTGATGGAGTAACAAAATGTTTAAGTCACTTGACTGCTCACTTTTTCGGAGTCTATGATGGTCACGGTGGCTCTCAG GTTGCAAACTACTGTCGAGAGCGATTTCATTCTGCTTTGGCCGAGGAATTGGACCTTCTTATGGCCAAACTGAATGACGGGAGTACTAATGATGATTGCCAAGAACAGTGGAGGAAAGCATTTAGCAATACTTTTCTCAAGGTTGATGCTGAGATTGGAGGAGAAGCTAATGCTGCACCTATTGCTCCAGAAACTGTTGGCTCTACTGCTGCTGTTGCTATTGTTTGCTCCTCTCATATAATTGTGGCAAATTGTGGCGATTCTAGAGTGGTCCTGTGCCGTGGAAAAGAACCCTTGGCATTGTCAGTGGATCATAAA CCAAATCGCGAAGACGAATATGCGAGGATTGAAGCAGCTGGAGGCAAAGTCATACAGTGGAATGGGCATCGTGTTTTTGGTGTACTTGCAATGTCAAGGTCCATAG GTGATCGGTATTTAAAACCCTGGATTATTCCAGACCCTGAAGTGATGTTTATTCCTCGAATGAGAGAAGATGAATGCCTCATTCTCGCCAGTGATGGTTTATGGGATGTCATGACCAATGAGGAGGTATGTGAAATGGCTCGAAAACGGATTCTTCTCTGGCATAAAAAAAATGGTGCCACAGTACCGATGGAGAGGGGTGAAATAATTGATCCTGCTGCTGAAGCAGCAGCTGAGTGCCTCTCAAATCGTGCTCTTCAAAAGGGAAGCAAGGACAACATAACTGTGATTGTGGTAGATTTGAAAGCACAAAGAAAGTTTAAAAGCAAATCATAA
- the LOC108219760 gene encoding uncharacterized protein LOC108219760 gives MEEEQEVLGSSLTMEKVATAKKYIENHYKAQMKNIQERKERRWMLERNLASSDVPVEEQHNLIKDLERKETEFMRLRRQKTRVEDFDLLTIIGRGAYGEVRLCREKKSGTIYAMKKLKKIEMVKKGQVEHVITERNLLAEVASNFIVKLYYSFQDDEYLYLIMEYLPGGDMMTLLMREDTLTEGMAKFYIAQTVLAIESLHKHNYIHRDIKPDNLLLDKNGHMKLSDFGLSKPLECRALSPLNENEPMADVSLGEPMDIDGSIPNTVNGSKWRSPQEQLQHWQMNRRKLAYSTVGTPDYIAPEVLLRRGYAMECDWWSLGAIMYEMLVGYPPFYSDDPTSTCRKIVHWRTYLKFPEDANLSNEAKDLICGLLCDVDHRLGTGGAHQIKAHPWFKEVLWDKLYEMEAAFKPEVNGELDTQNFMKFDELIPPPPARTSSGPTRKMPSTPKDLSFVGYTYKNFDAVKALRNSSGNSNVDHTIKWKVEEPEVQMLAATSGAMSP, from the exons GAGATGGATGCTTGAAAGAAACTTAGCTTCTTCGGATGTGCCTGTGGAGGAGCAGCACAATTTGATTAAAGATTTAGAACGAAAGGAGACAGAATTTATGAGACTACGAAGGCAGAAGACACGTGTTGAAGATTTTGATCTTTTGACCATCATTGGGAGAGGAGCCTACGGCGAG GTTCGATTATGCCGGGAGAAGAAATCTGGAACGATATACGCAATgaagaaattgaagaagattGAAATGGTGAAAAAGGGACAG GTAGAACATGTCATAACTGAGAGGAACTTGCTGGCAGAAGTTGCCAGTAACTTCATAGTAAAGCTCTATTACTCGTTCCAAGATGATGAATACTTATATCTAATTATGGAATACCTTCCTGGCGGTGATATGATGACTTTGCTAATGAGAGAAGACACGCTTACTGAAGGCATGGCAAAGTTTTACATAGCTCAAACTGTCCTGGCCATAGAGTCCCTTCATAAACATAATTACATCCACAG GGATATCAAACCAGATAACCTTCTTCTTGACAAGAACGGGCACATGAAACTCTCAGATTTTGGTCTTTCTAAGCCTCTGGAGTGTAGAGCTTTGTCCCCACTGAATGAGAATGAACCTATGGCTGATGTGAGTTTAGGAGAGCCAATGGATATTGATGGCTCTATTCCTAATACAGTTAACGGAAGTAAATGGAGAAGCCCCCAAGAGCAGCTCCAGCATTGGCAGATGAACAGGAGGAAGCTG GCATATTCAACAGTTGGAACACCAGACTACATCGCCCCTGAAGTACTATTAAGGAGAGGATATGCAATGGAGTGTGATTG GTGGTCTTTAGGTGCAATAATGTATGAGATGCTTGTGGGTTATCCCCCATTTTATTCTGATGATCCTACATCCACTTGCCGAAAG ATTGTTCACTGGAGAACTTACCTAAAATTTCCAGAAGATGCAAATTTATCAAATGAGGCTAAGGATTTAATTTGTGGATTACTTTGTGATGTTGATCATAGGCTGGGTACTGGTGGTGCACACCAAATTAAG GCTCACCCTTGGTTCAAGGAAGTGTTATGGGATAAACTATATGAGATGGAGGCTGCATTCAAACCAGAAGTCAACGGGGAGCTGGACAcccaaaattttatgaaatttgatGAA TTGATACCTCCACCTCCGGCAAGAACAAGCTCAGGACCCACTCGAAAG ATGCCATCAACTCCGAAAGACTTAAGTTTCGTGGGGTATACATACAAGAACTTTGATGCTGTCAAGGCATTAAGAAATTCTTCTG GCAATTCCAATGTTGATCACACAATCAAGTGGAAAGTAGAGGAACCTGAAGTGCAAATGTTGGCCGCTACATCTGGTGCAATGTCACCATAA